In the genome of Anabaena cylindrica PCC 7122, the window CTCATAGATAGCCAATACATTGAAAGTACAGAAAATCCGATTGAATCTCAGCCAGAGTCAAAATAAGTAGCCCAGCAAGAATGTAAACTTGTGTTAAGTGTTGAGTCGGGTTTACACAATGATTTCTCGTCGTATTTTTATCAGCATCTTATTTGCTAGTTGTTTTACATTGATCAGTTGGTTGAATTTTACCCCCTTTGCTCAAGCTTTGGGTGGTAAACTACCTGCAATTAACCAACCAGCACCTGAGTTTACTTTACCTACCAACACAGGTGATGGCAAAATTTCCCTTTCTGACTTGCGCGGTAAATGGGTAGTTTTGTATTTCTATCCTAAAGATTTCACCTCTGGTTGCACTATTGAAGCACGGCGTTTTCAACAAGACTTACCCAAATATCTGGATAAAAATACTCAAATTATTGGTGTGAGTGCTGATGATATTGATTCCCACGCCGAATTTTGTGATTCTGAGGGGTTAAAATTCCCTTTGTTGGCGGATACTAACGGTGCAGTCAGTAAAGCCTATGGTTCTTGGATTGGTTATGTATCTATGCGCCATAGTTTTATTATCGATCCTCAGGGAGTTCTCCGTGAGACTTTTGTGAAGGTGAATCCAAGTATTCACAGTACGGAAGTTTTGACGAAACTTGAAAAGTTGCAATCAGCAGTTTCATGATTTGAAACGCAGAGGTACGCGGAGGTAAACGCAGAGGGGGAGCGATGCGATTTTGTGAGATGTCTTTGTTTCCCCCTGCCTTATCCCAACGACAATTTTTAACCCCAACTCACTTAGAGAACTCCACAAAAAAGATGATCCAATCTTGTGGGATGGGCATCTTGCCCGTCCTTATATTATTAGCGGGCTTTTCGGCCCGCACCACAAGAAATTTTGGGATATTTTTTTAATTGGAGAACTCTTACTATCTGGGGGTAAAGTTTGCATATCTCCTTTATGATTCGCTAGGCTAGTGATATTCTAGGTTATTCTGAGGCGTGGTATGTATGGAGTTTGAAAGCAAAGCTACTTCCCCCACTGCGAGAAATAATATCGAATTTGCTCAACTGACTAATGCCCGTAAGCCTTTAGAATTGCTACGAGATACTGAGGCTTGGCTACGTCGCCCTACTGTAGCTACACTCAAGCCAATTTTATCGCCAAAACTCAGCCAACGATTGCAATCTGCTTCGTTTCTAGCAGAAGAGTCACTCCAGGATTTGGCAGAAATTGATATCAATAAGATTAGTGATTTTGAATTGCACCCTGCCAGAATTCATGTTGGTTTAACTTTTGTTGGGTTTGGGGCGCTGTTCATTTTGGTGCTATTACTATACATAAATACTTTACATCCAGAACTAACTACTGTTGAACAGATACGAAAATACTGGTATCAATATATTTGGTGTGTTAGTTTGGGTGTGGCAGGAATGTTTATTCTTGGTCGGGAAGCAATGCGTTATCCCCGCAAACGGTAAGTAGGTTGGCGTTAAAATTGTCGTTAGGATAAAGCAGGGGGCAGGGAGAAAAAGGGTTTTAGCCTTGTTTACTTTTCTTTACATAGTTTGGTTTTATTGTGCTTATCTACTTAGATATAGTTTTTACAGCAGTTAGATTAAGGTGCGATCGCAAATGAATCATGATCCTTTTATTGTTCCTCCAAATTCTCTGATTTCTTTAAAAAATGATTATGACCCCAGTTATATAGCTGAGTTTCATGAAAAAAAGGATGCGAAAAAAAAATTAGAGGCAGGTATTAAAGAACTCGCTAATTATCAAAATATTCTCTATGCTCAAAATACTTATGCTTTGCTGATTATTTTTCAAGCAATGGATGCTGCTGGTAAAGATAGCACTATCAAACACGTTATGTCTGGTGTAAATCCTCAAGGTTGTCAGGTCTTTAGTTTTAAAGCACCGAGTGATGAAGATTTAGATCATGATTACCTATGGCGCTCGACGAAGGCT includes:
- a CDS encoding peroxiredoxin is translated as MISRRIFISILFASCFTLISWLNFTPFAQALGGKLPAINQPAPEFTLPTNTGDGKISLSDLRGKWVVLYFYPKDFTSGCTIEARRFQQDLPKYLDKNTQIIGVSADDIDSHAEFCDSEGLKFPLLADTNGAVSKAYGSWIGYVSMRHSFIIDPQGVLRETFVKVNPSIHSTEVLTKLEKLQSAVS